A window of the Gorilla gorilla gorilla isolate KB3781 chromosome 8, NHGRI_mGorGor1-v2.1_pri, whole genome shotgun sequence genome harbors these coding sequences:
- the ZFYVE27 gene encoding protrudin isoform X13: MQVMVFDTCSGAWYSVGALMISVPALLGYLQEVCRARLPDSELMRRKYHSVRQEDLQRVRLSRPEAVAEVKSFLIQLEAFLSRLCCTCEAAYRVLHWENPVVSSQFYGALLGTVCMLYLLPLCWVLTLLNSTLFLGNVEFFRVVSEYRASLQQRMNPKQGEHAFESPPPPDVGGKGGLMDSTPALTPTEDLTPGSVEEAEEAEPDEEFKDAIEEDDEGAPCPAEDELALQDNGFLSKNEVLRSKVSRLTERLRKRYPTNNFGNCTGCSATFSVLKKRRSCSNCGNSFCSRCCSFKVPKSSMGATAPEAQRETVFVCASCNQTLSK, encoded by the exons ATGCAGGTGATGGTGTTCGATACTTGCTCAG GTGCATGGTACTCAGTAGGTGCCCTGATGATTTCAGTGCCCGCCCTGCTGGGCTATCTTCAGGAGGTTTGCCGGGCACGGCTGCCTGATTCCGAGCTGATGCGGAGGAAGTATCATAGCGTGAGGCAGGAGGACCTGCAGAGAGTTCGCCTGTCTCGTCCCGAGGCCGTGGCTGAGGTGAAGAGCTT CTTGATCCAGCTGGAGGCCTTCCTGAGCCGCCTGTGCTGCACCTGTGAAGCCGCCTACCGCGTGCTGCACTGGGAGAACCCCGTCGTGTCCTCACA GTTCTATGGGGCTCTTCTGGGCACAGTCTGCATGCTGTATTTGCTGCCACTCTGCTGGGTCCTCACCCTTTTAAACAGCACGCTGTTTCTGGGGAATGTGGAGTTCTTCCGAG TTGTGTCTGAGTACAGGGCATCTCTGCAGCAGAGGATGAACCCAAAGCAGGGAGAGCATGCCTTTGAGAGTCCTCCACCACCAGATGTTGGGGGGAAGGGTGGTCTGATGGACAGCACACCTGCCCTCACACCCACGGAG GACCTCACACCGGGCAGCgtggaggaggctgaggaggctgagccagatgAAGAGTTTAAAGATGCGATTGAG GAGGATGATGAGGGCGCCCCGTGCCCAGCAGAGGATGAGCTGGCCCTGCAGGACAACGGGTTCCTGAGCAAGAATGAGGTGCTGCGCAGCAAAGTGTCTCGGCTCACGGAGCGGCTCCGCAAGCGCTACCCCACCAACAACTTTG GGAACTGCACGGGCTGCTCGGCCACCTTCTCAGTGCTGAAGAAGAGG CGGAGCTGCAGTAATTGTGGAAACAGCTTCTGCTCTCGATGCTGCTCCTTCAAGGTGCCCAAGTCCTCCATGGGGGCCACAG CCCCTGAAGCCCAGAGGGagactgtgtttgtgtgtgcctcGTGTAACCAGACCTTGAGCAAGTGA
- the ZFYVE27 gene encoding protrudin isoform X11, whose product MQVMVFDTCSGAWYSVGALMISVPALLGYLQEVCRARLPDSELMRRKYHSVRQEDLQRVRLSRPEAVAEVKSFLIQLEAFLSRLCCTCEAAYRVLHWENPVVSSQFYGALLGTVCMLYLLPLCWVLTLLNSTLFLGNVEFFRVVSEYRASLQQRMNPKQGEHAFESPPPPDVGGKGGLMDSTPALTPTEDLTPGSVEEAEEAEPDEEFKDAIEETHLVVLEDDEGAPCPAEDELALQDNGFLSKNEVLRSKVSRLTERLRKRYPTNNFGNCTGCSATFSVLKKRRSCSNCGNSFCSRCCSFKVPKSSMGATAPEAQRETVFVCASCNQTLSK is encoded by the exons ATGCAGGTGATGGTGTTCGATACTTGCTCAG GTGCATGGTACTCAGTAGGTGCCCTGATGATTTCAGTGCCCGCCCTGCTGGGCTATCTTCAGGAGGTTTGCCGGGCACGGCTGCCTGATTCCGAGCTGATGCGGAGGAAGTATCATAGCGTGAGGCAGGAGGACCTGCAGAGAGTTCGCCTGTCTCGTCCCGAGGCCGTGGCTGAGGTGAAGAGCTT CTTGATCCAGCTGGAGGCCTTCCTGAGCCGCCTGTGCTGCACCTGTGAAGCCGCCTACCGCGTGCTGCACTGGGAGAACCCCGTCGTGTCCTCACA GTTCTATGGGGCTCTTCTGGGCACAGTCTGCATGCTGTATTTGCTGCCACTCTGCTGGGTCCTCACCCTTTTAAACAGCACGCTGTTTCTGGGGAATGTGGAGTTCTTCCGAG TTGTGTCTGAGTACAGGGCATCTCTGCAGCAGAGGATGAACCCAAAGCAGGGAGAGCATGCCTTTGAGAGTCCTCCACCACCAGATGTTGGGGGGAAGGGTGGTCTGATGGACAGCACACCTGCCCTCACACCCACGGAG GACCTCACACCGGGCAGCgtggaggaggctgaggaggctgagccagatgAAGAGTTTAAAGATGCGATTGAG gagacccACTTGGTGGTGCTG GAGGATGATGAGGGCGCCCCGTGCCCAGCAGAGGATGAGCTGGCCCTGCAGGACAACGGGTTCCTGAGCAAGAATGAGGTGCTGCGCAGCAAAGTGTCTCGGCTCACGGAGCGGCTCCGCAAGCGCTACCCCACCAACAACTTTG GGAACTGCACGGGCTGCTCGGCCACCTTCTCAGTGCTGAAGAAGAGG CGGAGCTGCAGTAATTGTGGAAACAGCTTCTGCTCTCGATGCTGCTCCTTCAAGGTGCCCAAGTCCTCCATGGGGGCCACAG CCCCTGAAGCCCAGAGGGagactgtgtttgtgtgtgcctcGTGTAACCAGACCTTGAGCAAGTGA
- the ZFYVE27 gene encoding protrudin isoform X10, giving the protein MQVMVFDTCSGAWYSVGALMISVPALLGYLQEVCRARLPDSELMRRKYHSVRQEDLQRVRLSRPEAVAEVKSFLIQLEAFLSRLCCTCEAAYRVLHWENPVVSSQFYGALLGTVCMLYLLPLCWVLTLLNSTLFLGNVEFFRVVSEYRASLQQRMNPKQGEHAFESPPPPDVGGKGGLMDSTPALTPTEDLTPGSVEEAEEAEPDEEFKDAIEEDDEGAPCPAEDELALQDNGFLSKNEVLRSKVSRLTERLRKRYPTNNFGNCTGCSATFSVLKKRRSCSNCGNSFCSRCCSFKVPKSSMGATGEWCRWWEGLIGIPPRGCHVVAKGQGCQRSRELGIVVRPTGTFPPSPLAKS; this is encoded by the exons ATGCAGGTGATGGTGTTCGATACTTGCTCAG GTGCATGGTACTCAGTAGGTGCCCTGATGATTTCAGTGCCCGCCCTGCTGGGCTATCTTCAGGAGGTTTGCCGGGCACGGCTGCCTGATTCCGAGCTGATGCGGAGGAAGTATCATAGCGTGAGGCAGGAGGACCTGCAGAGAGTTCGCCTGTCTCGTCCCGAGGCCGTGGCTGAGGTGAAGAGCTT CTTGATCCAGCTGGAGGCCTTCCTGAGCCGCCTGTGCTGCACCTGTGAAGCCGCCTACCGCGTGCTGCACTGGGAGAACCCCGTCGTGTCCTCACA GTTCTATGGGGCTCTTCTGGGCACAGTCTGCATGCTGTATTTGCTGCCACTCTGCTGGGTCCTCACCCTTTTAAACAGCACGCTGTTTCTGGGGAATGTGGAGTTCTTCCGAG TTGTGTCTGAGTACAGGGCATCTCTGCAGCAGAGGATGAACCCAAAGCAGGGAGAGCATGCCTTTGAGAGTCCTCCACCACCAGATGTTGGGGGGAAGGGTGGTCTGATGGACAGCACACCTGCCCTCACACCCACGGAG GACCTCACACCGGGCAGCgtggaggaggctgaggaggctgagccagatgAAGAGTTTAAAGATGCGATTGAG GAGGATGATGAGGGCGCCCCGTGCCCAGCAGAGGATGAGCTGGCCCTGCAGGACAACGGGTTCCTGAGCAAGAATGAGGTGCTGCGCAGCAAAGTGTCTCGGCTCACGGAGCGGCTCCGCAAGCGCTACCCCACCAACAACTTTG GGAACTGCACGGGCTGCTCGGCCACCTTCTCAGTGCTGAAGAAGAGG CGGAGCTGCAGTAATTGTGGAAACAGCTTCTGCTCTCGATGCTGCTCCTTCAAGGTGCCCAAGTCCTCCATGGGGGCCACAGGTGAGTGGTGCAGGTGGTGGGAGGGCTTGATTGGTATCCCGCCAAGGGGATGTCACGTTGTGGCAAAGGGGCAAGGGTGTCAGAGGTCAAGGGAACTTGGGATTGTAGTCAGGCCTACGGGAACGTTTCCTCCATCCCCTTTAGCAAAATCCTGA
- the ZFYVE27 gene encoding protrudin isoform X9 — protein sequence MPLCSLLTCLGLNVLFLTLNEGAWYSVGALMISVPALLGYLQEVCRARLPDSELMRRKYHSVRQEDLQRVRLSRPEAVAEVKSFLIQLEAFLSRLCCTCEAAYRVLHWENPVVSSQFYGALLGTVCMLYLLPLCWVLTLLNSTLFLGNVEFFRVVSEYRASLQQRMNPKQGEHAFESPPPPDVGGKGGLMDSTPALTPTEDLTPGSVEEAEEAEPDEEFKDAIEEDDEGAPCPAEDELALQDNGFLSKNEVLRSKVSRLTERLRKRYPTNNFGNCTGCSATFSVLKKRRSCSNCGNSFCSRCCSFKVPKSSMGATGEWCRWWEGLIGIPPRGCHVVAKGQGCQRSRELGIVVRPTGTFPPSPLAKS from the exons ATGCCTTTGTGTTCCTTGCTGACCTGCCTGGGCCTCAACGTCTTGTTCCTCACTTTGAATGAGG GTGCATGGTACTCAGTAGGTGCCCTGATGATTTCAGTGCCCGCCCTGCTGGGCTATCTTCAGGAGGTTTGCCGGGCACGGCTGCCTGATTCCGAGCTGATGCGGAGGAAGTATCATAGCGTGAGGCAGGAGGACCTGCAGAGAGTTCGCCTGTCTCGTCCCGAGGCCGTGGCTGAGGTGAAGAGCTT CTTGATCCAGCTGGAGGCCTTCCTGAGCCGCCTGTGCTGCACCTGTGAAGCCGCCTACCGCGTGCTGCACTGGGAGAACCCCGTCGTGTCCTCACA GTTCTATGGGGCTCTTCTGGGCACAGTCTGCATGCTGTATTTGCTGCCACTCTGCTGGGTCCTCACCCTTTTAAACAGCACGCTGTTTCTGGGGAATGTGGAGTTCTTCCGAG TTGTGTCTGAGTACAGGGCATCTCTGCAGCAGAGGATGAACCCAAAGCAGGGAGAGCATGCCTTTGAGAGTCCTCCACCACCAGATGTTGGGGGGAAGGGTGGTCTGATGGACAGCACACCTGCCCTCACACCCACGGAG GACCTCACACCGGGCAGCgtggaggaggctgaggaggctgagccagatgAAGAGTTTAAAGATGCGATTGAG GAGGATGATGAGGGCGCCCCGTGCCCAGCAGAGGATGAGCTGGCCCTGCAGGACAACGGGTTCCTGAGCAAGAATGAGGTGCTGCGCAGCAAAGTGTCTCGGCTCACGGAGCGGCTCCGCAAGCGCTACCCCACCAACAACTTTG GGAACTGCACGGGCTGCTCGGCCACCTTCTCAGTGCTGAAGAAGAGG CGGAGCTGCAGTAATTGTGGAAACAGCTTCTGCTCTCGATGCTGCTCCTTCAAGGTGCCCAAGTCCTCCATGGGGGCCACAGGTGAGTGGTGCAGGTGGTGGGAGGGCTTGATTGGTATCCCGCCAAGGGGATGTCACGTTGTGGCAAAGGGGCAAGGGTGTCAGAGGTCAAGGGAACTTGGGATTGTAGTCAGGCCTACGGGAACGTTTCCTCCATCCCCTTTAGCAAAATCCTGA